The following proteins are co-located in the Palaemon carinicauda isolate YSFRI2023 chromosome 30, ASM3689809v2, whole genome shotgun sequence genome:
- the LOC137623464 gene encoding cuticle protein 19-like → MVSKVILVVLGLAALVAADDSFERYRYAAPRLSSASRESFESFESGEAKYNFNWAVSDDSSSNEFGHQEARDGDNTQGSYYVQLPDGRLQKVSFHVDGDDGYIAEVTYSGEAQFPDSSSASFESREAPRRTYYAPDSNESK, encoded by the exons ATGGTTTCTAAG GTTATCTTGGTTGTGTTGGGTTTGGCTGCCCTGGTTGCAGCTGACGACAGCTTCGAAAGATACAGATATGCTGCACCAAGA CTTTCCTCCGCCTCTCGGGAATCCTTCGAATCCTTCGAGTCCGGTGAAGCCAAATATAACTTCAACTGGGCTGTCAGCGACGACTCCTCCAGCAACGAATTCggacaccaggaagcccgtgatggagacaacactcagggatcctactacgtccagCTCCCCGACGGTCGCCTCCAGAAGGTGTCCTTCCATGTCGATGGTGACGATGGATACATCGCTGAAGTCACCTACTCCGGTGAGGCTCAGTTCCCCGACTCCAGCTCCGCCTCTTTCGAATCTCGTGAAGCTCCCAGGAGGACCTACTATGCTCCCGACTCCAACGAATCCAAGTAA
- the LOC137623719 gene encoding cuticle protein 19-like: MVSKVILVVLGLAALVAADDSFERYRYAAPRLSSASRESFESFESGEAKYNFNWAVSDDSSSNEFGHQEARDGDNTQGSYYVQLPDGRLQKVSFHVDGDDGYIAEVTYSGEAQFPDSSSASFESREAPRRTYYAPDSNESK; encoded by the exons ATGGTTTCTAAG GTTATCTTGGTTGTGTTGGGTTTGGCAGCCCTGGTTGCAGCTGACGACAGCTTCGAAAGATACAGATATGCTGCACCAAGA CTTTCCTCTGCCTCTCGGGAATCCTTCGAATCCTTCGAATCCGGTGAAGCCAAATACAACTTCAACTGGGCTGTCAGCGACGACTCCTCCAGCAACGAATTTggacaccaggaagcccgtgatggagacaacactcagggatcctactacgtccagCTCCCCGACGGTCGCCTCCAGAAGGTGTCCTTCCACGTTGATGGCGACGACGGATACATCGCTGAAGTCACCTACTCCGGTGAGGCTCAGTTCCCCGACTCCAGCTCCGCCTCTTTCGAATCTCGTGAGGCTCCCAGGAGGACCTACTATGCTCCCGACTCCAACGAATCCAAGTAA